The Acidobacteriota bacterium genome contains the following window.
CCGTGTGCGCGAGGTCTATCTCGGGGACGGCGATGACTGATCTGCTCCAGGTCGAACACGTCACGGCCGGCTATGGCGACGCCGTGGTCCTGCGGGACCTGTGCGTCAGCGTGGGGCAGGGGCAGAGCCTGGCCGTTCTGGGCCGCAATGGCGTCGGCAAGACGACTCTGCTCGAGACCATCATGGGGAATGCACGGGTGGTGCGCGGGCGGATCGCCTTCAACGGACGGGACCTGACGCATTGGCCGCCACATCACCGCGTGCGCGCCGGGATCGGGTGGGTTCCACAGGAGCGCGAAGTCTTTCCGTCGCTGACCGTGATGGAAAACCTGTTGGTCGTTGCGCGCCCCGGCCCATGGGATGTGCGTCGCATCTTTTCGTTGTTTCCGCGCCTGTCCGAGCGCGCCGGGAACTACGGCAACCAGTTGTCCGGAGGCGAGCAGCAGATGCTCGCGATCGGGCGTGCCCTGATGACCAATCCCAGACTCCTGCTGCTCGACGAGCCGATGGAGGGTCTCGCGCCGATCATCGTTGCCGAGCTGGCAGCGGCAATCAATGTGATGCGCGAGCAGGAAGGATTGC
Protein-coding sequences here:
- a CDS encoding ABC transporter ATP-binding protein; this encodes MTDLLQVEHVTAGYGDAVVLRDLCVSVGQGQSLAVLGRNGVGKTTLLETIMGNARVVRGRIAFNGRDLTHWPPHHRVRAGIGWVPQEREVFPSLTVMENLLVVARPGPWDVRRIFSLFPRLSERAGNYGNQLSGGEQQMLAIGRALMTNPRLLLLDEPMEGLAPIIVAELAAAINVMREQEGLPSIIVEQRPVVALSMARQVAILERGAVVHHGPSAELAADAELLARLLGIGSRQRSPRLALVKASKDSTALDSAGQEAGEHAQSDDPPRGRMAG